One genomic region from Streptomyces sp. NBC_00457 encodes:
- a CDS encoding fucose isomerase — protein sequence MTAYTLPDLRRPSAAEPHTVYTVASGDLRPAANVTGWPTQEKLENDLAAALTDLGWTVRRGHPVDEGKGHGFIDSQRAGIEVFKDLPQDAPLIVVEGVWQYSHHVLAGLRSHRGPILVVANWSGEFPGLVGLLNLAGSLTKAGRDYSVLWSADFTDDWARDGLRTWLETGTLTHDTSHVRPLSPPRQDPETELGVALARQLREEKAIIGVFDEGCMGMYNAIIDDEFLNPLGIYKERLSQSALVAEMNKVSDEEAQAVRDWLDDAGMTFHTGTDEATELTDAQLLSQFRMYIAALRIADDFGLDAVGIQYQQGLKDTVPASDLAEGLLNNVQRPPVRSRDGARELYAGAPLPHFNEVDEGVAVDSLVTNRIWTAMGLDPATTLHDIRWGEEYDGRFVWVFEISGSVPASHHGGYDKSYSMRQPSMYFPLGGGTLSGVSKPGEIVWSRVFLMDGRLHVDLGRATSVELPEEETRRRLDATTPQWPIMHAVLHGVSRDQFMARHRANHLNVAYAPDAATADKALRAKAALFAELGVEVHLCGDVTVQP from the coding sequence ATGACCGCCTACACCCTGCCCGACCTCCGCCGGCCCTCCGCCGCCGAGCCGCACACCGTCTACACCGTGGCCAGCGGTGACCTGCGCCCCGCCGCGAACGTCACCGGCTGGCCCACCCAGGAGAAGCTGGAGAACGACCTCGCCGCGGCCCTCACGGACCTGGGCTGGACGGTGCGCCGTGGCCACCCGGTCGACGAGGGCAAGGGGCACGGGTTCATCGACAGCCAGCGCGCCGGCATCGAGGTCTTCAAGGACCTGCCCCAGGACGCCCCGCTGATCGTCGTCGAGGGCGTCTGGCAGTACAGCCATCACGTCCTCGCCGGACTGCGCAGCCACCGGGGCCCGATCCTCGTCGTGGCCAACTGGAGTGGTGAATTCCCGGGCCTGGTCGGCCTGTTGAACCTCGCCGGCAGCCTGACCAAGGCGGGCCGCGACTACTCCGTCCTGTGGAGCGCCGACTTCACCGACGACTGGGCTCGCGACGGCCTGCGTACCTGGCTGGAGACGGGCACCCTGACCCACGACACCAGCCACGTCCGCCCGCTGTCGCCTCCGCGCCAGGACCCCGAGACCGAACTGGGCGTGGCCCTCGCCCGGCAGCTGCGCGAGGAGAAGGCGATCATCGGCGTCTTCGACGAGGGCTGCATGGGCATGTACAACGCCATCATCGACGACGAGTTCCTCAACCCGCTCGGCATCTACAAGGAACGCCTCTCGCAGAGCGCCCTCGTCGCCGAGATGAACAAGGTCTCCGACGAGGAGGCCCAAGCGGTCCGCGACTGGCTCGACGATGCCGGAATGACCTTCCACACCGGCACCGACGAGGCCACCGAACTCACCGACGCGCAGCTGCTCAGCCAGTTCAGGATGTACATAGCCGCGCTGCGCATCGCCGACGACTTCGGTCTCGACGCCGTCGGCATCCAGTACCAGCAGGGTCTGAAGGACACCGTCCCGGCGAGCGACCTCGCCGAGGGCCTGCTGAACAACGTGCAGCGCCCGCCGGTACGCAGCCGTGACGGCGCCCGCGAGCTGTACGCGGGGGCGCCGCTGCCGCACTTCAACGAGGTCGATGAAGGCGTCGCCGTCGACTCCCTCGTCACCAACCGCATCTGGACGGCGATGGGCCTCGACCCGGCCACCACGCTGCACGACATCCGCTGGGGCGAGGAGTACGACGGCCGGTTCGTCTGGGTCTTCGAGATCTCCGGCTCGGTGCCCGCCTCCCACCACGGCGGCTACGACAAGTCGTACAGCATGCGCCAGCCCTCGATGTACTTCCCGCTCGGCGGCGGCACTCTCAGCGGCGTCTCCAAGCCGGGCGAGATCGTCTGGTCACGTGTGTTCCTGATGGACGGCCGGCTCCACGTCGACCTCGGCCGCGCCACCTCGGTCGAGCTGCCCGAGGAGGAGACCCGGCGCCGGCTCGACGCCACCACCCCGCAGTGGCCGATCATGCACGCGGTCCTGCACGGCGTCAGCCGCGACCAGTTCATGGCCCGCCACCGCGCCAACCACCTCAACGTCGCCTACGCCCCCGACGCCGCGACCGCCGACAAGGCCCTGCGCGCCAAGGCCGCCCTCTTCGCCGAACTGGGCGTCGAGGTCCACCTGTGTGGAGACGTGACCGTGCAGCCGTAG
- a CDS encoding FGGY-family carbohydrate kinase, producing MPRNAVIGVDIGTSSSKGVLVGLDGAVIRSAVRDHTPARPGPGRFEMDASVWWREFTELARELTAEGDAVVLAVGVSGMGPCVLLTDERDIPLRPAVLYGVDTRSVRQIRRIEERLGAEEIIRRSGSALTTQAAGPKIAWIADEEPDLYARARRLYMPSSWLVRKLTGTYVLDHHSASQCTPLYDTLAGEWYHPWAAEVAPGIDLPPLRWSGEPAGALTAEAAQETGLPAGVPVTTGTIDAWAEALSVGAQHTGDLMLMYGTTMFLIHTVPKPLTSPSLWGTVGALPGTRNLAGGMATSGAVTNWLRDLFTGADHAELTRLAAESGPGANGLLMLPYFSGERTPVMDPEARGVIAGLTLSHTRGDLYRAALEATGFGVRHNIEVLEEAGGDIRRVVAVGGGTQGSLWTQIVSDITGRPQELRTTTIGASYGGALLAARLVGDASIDVWNPVRETVRPRTEHTWRYDELYALYRRLYSEISSTVHALAALQER from the coding sequence ATGCCTCGCAACGCAGTCATCGGCGTGGACATCGGCACGTCGAGCAGCAAGGGCGTCCTCGTCGGCCTCGACGGCGCCGTGATCCGCTCGGCCGTACGGGACCACACACCCGCGCGGCCGGGACCCGGCCGCTTCGAAATGGACGCCTCCGTGTGGTGGCGCGAGTTCACCGAACTCGCCCGGGAGCTGACCGCCGAAGGCGACGCCGTCGTGCTCGCCGTCGGGGTCAGCGGCATGGGCCCCTGCGTCCTGCTGACCGACGAGCGGGACATCCCGCTGCGCCCCGCCGTCCTCTACGGCGTGGACACCCGCTCGGTCCGTCAGATCCGGCGCATCGAGGAGCGGCTCGGCGCCGAGGAGATCATCCGGCGATCAGGCTCCGCCCTGACCACCCAGGCCGCCGGGCCGAAGATCGCCTGGATCGCGGACGAGGAGCCCGACCTCTACGCCCGCGCCCGCCGCCTGTACATGCCTAGCTCCTGGCTGGTCAGGAAACTCACCGGGACCTATGTGCTGGACCACCACTCGGCCAGTCAGTGCACCCCGCTGTACGACACGCTCGCGGGCGAGTGGTACCACCCCTGGGCCGCCGAGGTCGCCCCCGGTATCGACCTGCCGCCGCTGCGCTGGTCCGGTGAACCGGCCGGCGCCCTCACCGCCGAGGCCGCCCAGGAGACGGGTCTGCCCGCCGGTGTCCCCGTCACCACCGGCACCATCGACGCCTGGGCCGAGGCCCTGAGCGTGGGCGCGCAGCACACCGGTGATCTGATGCTGATGTACGGCACTACCATGTTCCTCATCCACACCGTGCCCAAGCCGCTCACCAGCCCGTCCCTGTGGGGCACGGTCGGTGCGCTGCCCGGGACCCGCAACCTGGCCGGCGGCATGGCCACCTCCGGCGCCGTCACCAACTGGCTGCGCGATCTGTTCACGGGCGCGGACCACGCCGAACTCACCCGCCTCGCCGCCGAGTCGGGCCCCGGTGCCAACGGGCTGCTGATGCTCCCGTACTTCTCCGGCGAGCGCACCCCGGTCATGGACCCGGAGGCTCGCGGAGTGATCGCCGGGCTGACGCTCTCCCACACTCGCGGCGACCTCTACCGGGCCGCCCTCGAGGCCACCGGCTTCGGCGTTCGCCACAACATCGAGGTCCTCGAGGAGGCCGGAGGCGACATCCGCCGCGTGGTCGCCGTGGGCGGCGGCACCCAGGGGTCCCTGTGGACGCAGATCGTCTCCGACATCACCGGGCGCCCGCAGGAACTGCGCACGACCACGATCGGCGCCAGCTACGGCGGTGCGCTGCTGGCGGCGCGGCTCGTCGGGGACGCCTCGATCGACGTATGGAACCCGGTGCGGGAGACGGTGCGACCTCGCACCGAACACACCTGGCGCTACGACGAGTTGTACGCCCTGTATCGGCGGCTGTACTCGGAGATTTCGTCAACTGTCCATGCCCTGGCGGCACTTCAGGAGCGGTGA
- a CDS encoding glycoside hydrolase family 172 protein, translating to MTTFGLDGISRRTRAVSRSISAENFDGAKSGGGRATEGTGAVAASRLGPGWKISPSIDIAAGETAVLADIEGPGTIRHLWCTTDPHQAWRGTLLRMYWEGEEEPAVEVPLGDFFCNGWNTFSQVSSVPVAANPNGGFNAYWPMPFRRRAHITLENLTAEKVTLYYQVDYELDEVGEDASYFHAQWRRSHPVPFGEVHTLLDQVTGAGSYVGTYLAWGVNSPGWWGEGELKFYLDGDDEFPTICGTGTEDYFGGAWNFDVPGHGYTAYTTPYLGLNQVLRPDGLYRSQQRFGMYRWHVLDPVRFAADLRVTVQSLGIGPGQGNGLPHRYRHTSDDIASTSLFYLDAPSSASRPATPDLLTLEVD from the coding sequence ATGACGACCTTTGGACTCGACGGCATCTCCCGCAGGACGCGAGCCGTGAGCCGTTCCATCAGCGCCGAGAACTTCGACGGAGCCAAGTCCGGCGGCGGCCGGGCCACCGAGGGCACCGGAGCGGTGGCGGCGAGCAGGCTGGGGCCGGGCTGGAAGATCTCCCCCAGCATCGACATCGCCGCCGGCGAGACGGCGGTGCTCGCCGACATCGAGGGCCCTGGCACCATCCGTCACCTGTGGTGCACGACCGACCCGCACCAGGCCTGGCGGGGCACCCTCCTGCGGATGTATTGGGAGGGCGAGGAGGAGCCGGCCGTAGAGGTCCCGCTCGGTGACTTCTTCTGCAACGGCTGGAACACCTTCAGCCAGGTCTCGTCCGTACCGGTCGCCGCGAATCCCAACGGCGGCTTCAACGCGTACTGGCCGATGCCGTTCCGTCGCCGCGCACACATCACGCTGGAGAACCTGACGGCCGAGAAGGTCACGCTCTACTACCAGGTGGACTACGAGCTGGACGAAGTCGGCGAGGACGCCTCGTACTTCCACGCCCAGTGGCGCCGCAGCCACCCGGTGCCGTTCGGCGAGGTGCACACACTGCTCGACCAAGTCACCGGCGCCGGCAGCTATGTGGGCACGTACCTCGCGTGGGGCGTCAACAGCCCGGGCTGGTGGGGCGAGGGCGAGCTGAAGTTCTACCTCGACGGCGACGACGAGTTCCCGACGATCTGCGGCACCGGTACCGAGGACTACTTCGGGGGCGCCTGGAACTTCGACGTGCCCGGCCACGGCTACACCGCCTACACCACGCCGTACCTGGGCCTGAACCAGGTCCTGCGCCCGGACGGGCTGTACCGCAGCCAGCAGCGGTTCGGGATGTACCGCTGGCACGTCCTGGACCCCGTCCGGTTCGCCGCTGACCTGCGTGTCACGGTGCAGAGCCTCGGCATCGGACCGGGCCAGGGCAACGGTCTGCCGCACCGCTACCGGCACACCAGCGACGACATCGCCAGCACCTCGCTCTTCTATCTGGACGCCCCCAGCTCCGCGTCCCGCCCCGCCACTCCGGACCTGCTGACGCTCGAAGTCGACTGA
- a CDS encoding ABC transporter substrate-binding protein, which yields MLQHGNDAGRPPTTSRRRFLTALTGAGAALAAPALLTGCGTAQAKGGNLQFWNFYGPQRSPDPALNAQSKWFVDMVDQWNATHRQQIDLVHLPQPTYLNGFKLPSAFATGEGPDIFLLSPGDFLRYYNGGVLADLTPYMEKAAVDDYGSALDSRTVDGKVYALPMEVEPLAMFYAQDVWEKAGLSEADIPTTWDDMLDIGDKLRSTTRAGLVFETNPGYYQNFTWYPWMWQGGGDVLDERSEVSFDSQATRQALRFWQDAVRHGIAPRTLPAAGDVISGFKGGNVAMWQQGIWNVSSFKAFAPEYKYGVFKLPVPAGGEYVTTLGGWSFCANAQGRNPEAAAEFCVWALGSMKDDAINRMVDWCVGAKSDVAPRASALERGAAKGGYNSAAMKKFKDEIFPGGRAEPRYPPVVYKAISDAIQGTMLAGRDVAGEAERAARSIAAYTKSYKGASLI from the coding sequence ATGCTCCAGCACGGCAACGACGCCGGGCGCCCGCCCACCACCTCACGCCGACGTTTCCTCACCGCACTCACCGGCGCGGGAGCGGCCCTCGCCGCTCCGGCCCTGCTCACCGGCTGTGGCACGGCCCAGGCGAAGGGCGGCAACCTCCAGTTCTGGAACTTCTACGGACCGCAGCGCTCGCCCGACCCGGCCCTCAACGCGCAGTCCAAGTGGTTCGTCGACATGGTCGACCAGTGGAACGCCACCCACCGGCAGCAGATCGACCTCGTCCACCTGCCGCAGCCCACCTACCTCAACGGCTTCAAGCTGCCGTCCGCCTTCGCCACCGGCGAGGGCCCGGACATCTTCCTGCTCTCCCCCGGCGACTTCCTGCGCTACTACAACGGAGGCGTCCTCGCGGACCTCACCCCGTACATGGAAAAGGCGGCCGTCGACGACTACGGCTCCGCCCTCGACAGCCGCACGGTCGACGGCAAGGTCTACGCCCTCCCCATGGAGGTGGAGCCGCTGGCCATGTTCTACGCCCAGGACGTGTGGGAGAAGGCCGGGCTGTCCGAGGCCGACATCCCCACCACCTGGGACGACATGCTCGACATCGGCGACAAGCTGCGCAGTACGACCCGGGCCGGCCTCGTTTTCGAGACCAACCCGGGCTACTACCAGAACTTCACCTGGTACCCGTGGATGTGGCAGGGCGGCGGCGACGTCCTGGACGAACGGAGCGAGGTCTCCTTCGACTCCCAGGCCACCCGCCAGGCCCTGCGGTTCTGGCAGGACGCGGTACGGCACGGCATCGCGCCGCGCACTCTGCCCGCGGCCGGAGATGTGATCAGCGGCTTCAAGGGCGGCAACGTCGCCATGTGGCAGCAGGGCATCTGGAACGTCTCCAGCTTCAAGGCGTTCGCACCCGAGTACAAATACGGCGTCTTCAAACTTCCGGTACCGGCGGGCGGCGAGTACGTGACCACGCTGGGCGGCTGGTCCTTCTGCGCCAACGCGCAGGGCCGCAACCCCGAGGCGGCGGCCGAGTTCTGCGTCTGGGCGCTGGGCTCCATGAAGGACGACGCCATCAACCGGATGGTCGACTGGTGCGTCGGCGCCAAGTCGGACGTGGCACCCCGCGCCAGCGCCCTGGAGCGCGGCGCCGCCAAGGGCGGCTACAACTCCGCGGCGATGAAGAAGTTCAAGGACGAGATCTTCCCCGGGGGCCGGGCCGAGCCGCGCTATCCCCCGGTCGTCTACAAGGCGATCTCCGACGCCATCCAGGGCACCATGCTCGCCGGCCGCGACGTGGCCGGCGAGGCGGAGAGAGCCGCCCGGTCCATCGCGGCCTACACCAAGAGCTACAAGGGGGCGAGCCTGATATGA
- a CDS encoding carbohydrate ABC transporter permease, with translation MSSVAAQQRRRSVAPAQAPVSADGPRLSRKHREWLAAGLFLAPDVLGLLVFVAVPMVLSIGLSFFQVSGFGSYEWIGLGNYERMMNDPLFWDSMKITGLYVVILVPVLFGVSLGLGLLVKQKLPGVGVFRTALFLPYVISLVVVGVLWKFLLDEQTGVVNRAMRAAGFGGESWLGSPSLALGCVIAVMVWVMMGYYMIIFLAGLQEIPREFYEAARIDGAGPWTTFRTITWPLLRPTSFFVLLMSTVAAITGGLDLIFVLTNGGPANGTSLAIFYIYQQAFGFGEYGYASAMGSFLVLIMVLISAVIFKLTRGGRFDDGE, from the coding sequence ATGAGCAGTGTCGCCGCACAACAACGCCGCCGGTCCGTGGCCCCGGCACAGGCTCCCGTCTCCGCCGACGGTCCACGGCTGAGCCGCAAACACCGCGAGTGGCTGGCCGCCGGCCTCTTCCTCGCCCCCGACGTGCTCGGGCTGCTGGTCTTCGTCGCCGTCCCGATGGTCCTGTCCATCGGCCTGAGCTTCTTCCAGGTCAGCGGCTTCGGATCGTACGAATGGATCGGGCTCGGCAACTACGAGCGGATGATGAACGACCCCCTGTTCTGGGACTCGATGAAGATCACCGGCCTGTACGTGGTGATCCTCGTCCCCGTCCTGTTCGGCGTGAGCCTCGGCCTCGGCCTGCTGGTCAAGCAGAAGCTCCCCGGTGTCGGCGTCTTCCGCACGGCGCTCTTCCTGCCGTACGTCATCAGCCTTGTGGTGGTCGGCGTGCTGTGGAAGTTCCTGCTCGACGAGCAGACCGGCGTGGTCAACCGGGCCATGCGCGCGGCCGGTTTCGGCGGCGAGTCGTGGCTCGGCAGCCCGTCCCTGGCCCTCGGCTGTGTCATCGCGGTCATGGTCTGGGTGATGATGGGCTACTACATGATCATTTTTCTGGCCGGACTGCAGGAGATCCCCCGGGAGTTCTACGAGGCCGCGCGCATCGACGGCGCGGGCCCGTGGACCACCTTCCGCACCATCACCTGGCCGCTGCTGCGCCCCACCAGCTTCTTCGTCCTGCTGATGTCGACGGTCGCCGCCATCACCGGCGGCCTCGACCTGATCTTCGTCCTCACCAACGGCGGTCCCGCCAACGGCACTTCGCTGGCGATCTTCTACATCTACCAACAGGCCTTCGGATTCGGGGAGTACGGCTATGCCTCGGCCATGGGCTCCTTCCTGGTGCTGATCATGGTCCTGATCTCCGCGGTGATCTTCAAGCTCACGAGAGGCGGGAGGTTCGACGATGGCGAGTGA
- a CDS encoding carbohydrate ABC transporter permease → MASDTMAPRSGRRLLSPRAGLTALAVVLSLISIFPVLWMLTSSFKTRATVTDGNLIPRDFTFDNFVYVFTEVPFARYLWNSFFISAVITVAALFFHSMAAYALARLRFPGREKLFGAIFATLLVTAPVVLIPLFLVARELNLLNSYAGLIIPAIFNAFGIFLLRQFYLGLPKELEEAAVIDGCGHWRVYWNIVLPMSRPILSALAIFFFLANWNAFVWPLVATNDQALTVVQLGIASFQTQYGSNWNYILAASTVAALPMLLLFFAFQRQIVESVKTSGIK, encoded by the coding sequence ATGGCGAGTGACACCATGGCGCCCCGGTCCGGCCGACGGCTGCTGTCCCCCCGCGCCGGGCTGACGGCCCTGGCCGTCGTCCTGTCGCTGATCAGCATCTTCCCCGTGCTGTGGATGCTCACGTCGTCCTTCAAGACGCGCGCCACCGTCACGGACGGGAATCTGATCCCCCGGGACTTCACCTTCGACAACTTCGTCTACGTCTTCACCGAGGTCCCGTTCGCCCGCTACCTCTGGAACAGCTTCTTCATCTCCGCGGTGATCACCGTGGCGGCCCTCTTCTTCCACTCGATGGCCGCCTACGCGCTGGCCCGGCTGCGCTTCCCGGGCCGTGAAAAGCTTTTCGGCGCGATCTTCGCAACCCTGCTGGTCACCGCACCGGTGGTGCTGATCCCGCTGTTCCTGGTCGCCCGCGAGCTGAATCTGCTGAACAGCTATGCCGGCCTGATCATCCCGGCGATCTTCAACGCCTTCGGCATCTTCCTGCTGCGCCAGTTCTATCTGGGGCTGCCGAAGGAACTGGAGGAAGCGGCGGTCATCGACGGCTGCGGCCACTGGCGGGTCTACTGGAACATCGTCCTGCCGATGTCGCGCCCGATCCTCTCGGCCCTGGCGATCTTCTTCTTCCTCGCCAACTGGAACGCCTTCGTCTGGCCGCTGGTCGCCACCAACGACCAGGCTCTGACGGTGGTCCAGCTCGGCATCGCCTCGTTCCAGACGCAGTACGGGTCGAACTGGAACTACATCCTGGCGGCCTCGACCGTGGCGGCGCTGCCCATGCTGCTCCTGTTCTTCGCCTTCCAGCGGCAGATCGTGGAGTCGGTCAAGACCTCCGGCATCAAGTAA
- a CDS encoding LacI family DNA-binding transcriptional regulator, producing the protein MRTQVVTIHDVARAAGVSPATVSRVFNGGNVTPARAQSVQQAAAALGFAPNRLARSLRKQRSSVIALIIPDIENPFFTSLARGVEDAAQRTSLSVVLCNSDEDTDKERRYLEVALGEQMAGVIVAVASQDETDLEPLITRGVPVVAVDRRPRDADVDAVRVDDRHGGEVATRHLLQAGYRRIACITGPAGASTSEERLAGYRAALHAAPGAVVDNDYVRHADFRVDGGRAAMRELLTMDQPPDAVFVTNNLMTIGVLDALGEVGRTPPGVGVLSFGDVPWASLVRPSLTAVELPSYELGRAAADMLLQRMDGGQAPLQTVVLRTKLQVRESTAGPVED; encoded by the coding sequence ATGCGGACGCAGGTGGTGACGATCCATGACGTGGCACGGGCCGCCGGAGTTTCCCCGGCGACCGTCTCGCGTGTCTTCAACGGCGGCAACGTCACACCGGCACGTGCCCAGTCCGTGCAACAGGCCGCCGCAGCGCTCGGGTTCGCGCCCAACCGGCTGGCGCGGTCGCTGCGCAAACAGCGGTCCAGCGTGATCGCCCTGATCATCCCGGACATCGAGAACCCGTTCTTCACCTCGCTCGCCCGCGGCGTCGAGGACGCCGCGCAGCGAACCAGCCTGTCGGTTGTCCTGTGCAACTCCGACGAGGACACCGACAAGGAACGCCGCTACCTCGAGGTCGCGCTCGGCGAGCAGATGGCCGGCGTGATCGTGGCGGTGGCCTCCCAGGACGAGACAGATCTGGAGCCGCTGATCACCCGGGGCGTACCCGTGGTCGCCGTCGACCGCCGGCCGCGCGACGCCGACGTGGACGCGGTCCGGGTCGACGACCGGCACGGCGGTGAGGTGGCCACCCGCCATCTGCTGCAGGCCGGCTACCGCAGGATCGCCTGCATCACCGGCCCCGCAGGTGCCTCCACTTCGGAGGAACGTCTGGCCGGCTACCGCGCGGCGTTGCACGCGGCCCCAGGTGCCGTGGTCGACAACGACTATGTGCGGCACGCCGACTTCCGGGTCGATGGCGGCCGGGCGGCGATGCGCGAGCTGCTGACGATGGACCAGCCGCCCGACGCCGTGTTCGTCACCAACAACCTCATGACCATCGGTGTCCTCGACGCCCTAGGTGAGGTCGGCCGCACTCCACCCGGCGTCGGAGTGCTCTCCTTCGGCGATGTGCCCTGGGCGTCGCTGGTGCGGCCGTCCTTGACCGCGGTCGAGCTGCCCTCGTACGAGCTGGGGCGCGCCGCGGCCGACATGCTGCTGCAGCGCATGGACGGCGGCCAGGCGCCCTTGCAGACCGTGGTGCTCCGCACGAAGCTCCAGGTCCGTGAGAGCACCGCGGGGCCGGTCGAGGACTGA
- a CDS encoding APC family permease, which yields MTAPGQTSHSEAETPALKRVIGPGLLTLFVVGDVLGTGIYAATGEVAGKIGGALWLPYAVGFVVALVTAASYVELVGKYPRAAGAALYTQKAFQVPFLTFIVAFMVMSSGLSSASAAALAFNGDYMAEFTDLSPTLIAILFVVALAAINLRGVAESVKVNVAITCVELTGLLVIIAIGAVAVLAGEGEPGRLGDVQAGGTGLALVTGVLGATALGFFAFVGFEDSVNMVEETRNPARIFPRAIFVGVAVAGALYVLVALISSLMVSHQDLAGSSAPLLLVVQESGVDFPAKLFALIALFAVSNSALINMMMASRLCYGLANEQVLPRAMGRVLPNRRTPVTGIAFVTLITVGLVTTGEIKGLGDTTSFLLLCVFAVVNTAVLVLRKDRVEQRHFRAPSWVPVLGVITSVILASPLAERDADVYVRAGVLVAIGLVLWVINRVAMRSTTTARGPCVTASHGYP from the coding sequence GTGACTGCGCCCGGACAGACCTCGCACAGCGAAGCGGAGACTCCCGCACTCAAGCGGGTCATCGGTCCCGGACTGCTGACTCTGTTCGTAGTGGGCGATGTCCTCGGCACCGGCATCTACGCCGCCACCGGCGAGGTCGCGGGCAAGATCGGCGGGGCCCTGTGGCTGCCCTATGCGGTCGGCTTCGTGGTCGCCCTGGTCACCGCGGCGTCGTATGTGGAGCTGGTCGGCAAGTATCCGCGCGCGGCGGGCGCCGCCCTCTACACCCAGAAGGCCTTCCAGGTCCCGTTCCTGACGTTCATCGTGGCCTTCATGGTCATGAGTTCGGGGCTGTCCTCGGCGAGTGCGGCGGCCCTGGCGTTCAATGGTGACTACATGGCGGAGTTCACCGATCTCTCACCGACGCTCATCGCGATCCTCTTCGTCGTGGCGCTCGCCGCGATCAACCTGCGCGGTGTCGCCGAGTCGGTGAAGGTCAACGTCGCCATCACCTGCGTCGAGCTGACCGGGCTGCTCGTCATCATCGCGATCGGCGCCGTCGCCGTCCTCGCGGGCGAAGGCGAGCCCGGGCGACTCGGCGACGTGCAGGCGGGCGGCACCGGCCTGGCACTGGTGACCGGGGTGCTGGGGGCGACGGCGCTCGGCTTCTTCGCCTTCGTCGGCTTCGAGGACTCGGTCAACATGGTCGAGGAGACCAGGAATCCCGCGCGGATCTTCCCCCGGGCCATCTTCGTGGGCGTCGCCGTGGCCGGCGCGCTGTACGTTCTCGTCGCGCTGATCTCCTCGCTCATGGTCTCTCACCAGGATCTCGCGGGCTCTTCGGCGCCGCTGTTGCTCGTCGTGCAGGAGAGCGGGGTCGACTTCCCGGCGAAGCTCTTCGCCCTCATCGCGCTGTTCGCCGTCTCCAACTCGGCCCTGATCAACATGATGATGGCGTCCCGGCTCTGCTACGGCCTGGCCAATGAGCAGGTGCTCCCCCGTGCCATGGGCCGTGTCCTGCCGAATCGCCGGACGCCGGTGACGGGCATCGCCTTCGTCACTCTCATCACCGTCGGCCTGGTGACGACCGGCGAGATCAAGGGACTTGGCGACACCACGTCATTCCTGCTGCTGTGCGTCTTCGCCGTGGTCAACACGGCGGTACTCGTCCTGCGCAAGGACCGTGTGGAGCAACGGCACTTCCGCGCACCCAGCTGGGTGCCGGTGCTCGGCGTGATCACCTCCGTGATCCTGGCCAGTCCGCTCGCGGAACGGGACGCCGACGTCTACGTCCGCGCCGGCGTCCTGGTCGCGATCGGGCTGGTCCTGTGGGTGATCAACCGGGTGGCGATGCGTTCGACGACGACGGCTCGAGGGCCGTGTGTCACGGCGAGTCACGGGTACCCGTAG
- a CDS encoding alpha/beta hydrolase, giving the protein MTTARPALDPELRELLADMPLMSQLTPELLAQLRQLPSTPVESLLAHRQVERRDMTVSAKDGAQIGLSVLSPARTDPTTPAAPCIYWIHGGGMVMGDRFSQIDIPLEWLDRFGAVVVTVDYRLAPEATGTTLVDDCYQGLLWIAEHADELGIDAARIIVAGASAGGGLAAGVTLLARDLGTPAIAAQVLICPMLDHRNATTSSRQYSGVPGVWTGEMNAFGWHAVLGDLTDEEIPAYVSPALADDLSGLPTTYIDTGSSEVFRDEDTDYATRVWAAGGQAELHVWAGGFHGFDALFPQAQISATARRTRTDWLARLLPRQC; this is encoded by the coding sequence ATGACCACGGCACGCCCCGCCCTTGACCCCGAACTGCGCGAACTCCTGGCCGACATGCCCCTGATGTCCCAGCTCACCCCGGAACTCCTCGCCCAACTGCGTCAGCTCCCCTCGACGCCCGTCGAGTCCCTCCTCGCCCACCGGCAGGTCGAGCGGCGCGACATGACCGTGTCCGCCAAGGACGGCGCCCAGATCGGCCTGTCAGTCCTCAGCCCCGCGCGGACCGACCCCACCACCCCCGCCGCGCCCTGCATCTACTGGATCCACGGCGGCGGGATGGTCATGGGCGACCGCTTCTCGCAGATCGACATCCCCCTGGAGTGGCTCGACCGGTTCGGTGCGGTCGTGGTCACCGTCGACTACCGGCTCGCCCCGGAGGCCACCGGCACCACCCTGGTCGACGACTGCTATCAGGGCCTGCTCTGGATCGCCGAGCACGCCGACGAACTGGGCATCGACGCGGCCAGGATCATCGTCGCGGGCGCCAGCGCGGGCGGCGGGCTCGCCGCCGGCGTCACCCTCTTGGCCCGCGATCTCGGCACCCCGGCGATCGCTGCGCAGGTGCTGATCTGCCCCATGCTCGACCACCGCAACGCCACCACCTCCAGCCGCCAGTACTCCGGCGTTCCCGGTGTCTGGACCGGCGAGATGAACGCGTTCGGATGGCACGCCGTCCTCGGCGACCTCACCGACGAGGAGATACCCGCGTACGTCTCACCCGCGCTGGCCGACGACCTCTCGGGCCTGCCGACCACCTATATCGACACCGGCTCCTCCGAGGTCTTCCGCGACGAGGACACCGACTACGCCACCCGCGTCTGGGCGGCCGGCGGCCAGGCCGAACTGCACGTCTGGGCGGGCGGCTTCCACGGCTTCGACGCGCTGTTCCCGCAGGCACAGATCTCGGCCACGGCCCGCCGCACCCGCACCGACTGGCTCGCCCGTCTCCTGCCCCGTCAGTGCTGA